A region from the Geobacter benzoatilyticus genome encodes:
- the greB gene encoding transcription elongation factor GreB has product MTKQSNYITPEGAKKLRDELTWLWKEERPRVTQGVSDAAAEGDRSENAEYIYGKKRLREIDRRIRFLTQRLDHLTVVEDPPPSNGKIFFGAWVKIESEDGDEVVYRIVGPDETDASQGFISMDSPMGKALLGRSEGDEVHVLRPAGDAVFVVLEVAYQPL; this is encoded by the coding sequence GTGACGAAGCAGTCCAACTACATAACACCGGAGGGGGCGAAAAAACTCCGCGATGAGCTTACCTGGCTCTGGAAGGAGGAACGCCCCCGCGTCACCCAGGGCGTCTCCGACGCCGCCGCCGAGGGGGACCGCTCGGAAAACGCCGAGTACATTTACGGCAAAAAAAGGTTGCGGGAGATAGACCGCCGCATCCGCTTCCTCACACAGCGCCTCGACCACCTGACCGTGGTCGAGGATCCTCCCCCCTCCAACGGAAAGATTTTTTTCGGGGCCTGGGTCAAGATTGAGTCCGAAGATGGTGATGAGGTGGTCTACCGCATCGTCGGCCCCGATGAAACCGATGCGTCACAGGGATTCATCAGTATGGATTCTCCCATGGGAAAGGCGCTTCTCGGACGCAGCGAGGGGGATGAGGTTCATGTCTTACGTCCCGCCGGGGATGCGGTTTTCGTCGTACTCGAAGTAGCCTACCAGCCACTATAG
- a CDS encoding monovalent cation:proton antiporter family protein: protein MDYQILQDMEILFGLAIATVLILRRLMFPSIIGFLATGILAGPHALGLIKNTHQVEQMAEIGVVLLLFTIGIEYSLKELMRIRHLVLWGGGMQLGFTIAIVALLASVSGIPLPQATFFGFLVALSSTAILMKLLMDKGEMDAPHGKMSLGILIFQDLCVVPLMLFTPFLGGAGNGFQGILLVSVKAVAVVVIAHFGSRFVVPWIFSQVVKARSRELFILTIIFIGFGTAWLTAQVGLSLALGAFIAGLAISESEYSHQALGDIIPFRDAFMSLFFISVGMLLDPAVVLSQPLLVVSLVLIILIVKTVVTGGAAMALGVPARVAIVAGLALAQIGEFSFILSQAGMEHGLLTQEMYQVFLAASIATMALTPLFLKLGSPLATWLVGVLPAPLARGRGALAGKEKKLSLKDHVVIVGFGVNGRNLSRVLKAQKIPYVIIETNPFTVSAEKKKGVRIMFGDASRPEVLTHAAVEEARIVVIAISDAAASRRVVAQARQMNPSLHIIVRTRYILEMEPLYKIGANEVIPEEFETSIEIFSRVLRNFLIPVDQIDHCVTEIRRGSYDMFRSLSRRHSHAVGIAGYLSGAEIGSFRVKKGSPLEGESLSHGTLRNRSGATLLVIKRGDEVTPNPDPVWVLQEGDIVLLLGTPEQMAAAGRLFDAPKARGGTQAAVATDRPDTTDRRKQ from the coding sequence GTGGACTATCAGATACTTCAGGACATGGAAATACTCTTCGGGTTGGCCATCGCCACAGTCCTCATCCTGCGCCGATTGATGTTTCCCTCCATCATAGGTTTTCTTGCCACCGGCATCCTGGCAGGCCCCCATGCCCTGGGGCTCATCAAAAACACCCACCAGGTTGAACAGATGGCGGAGATCGGGGTGGTGCTCCTTCTCTTCACCATCGGCATTGAGTATTCCCTCAAGGAGCTGATGCGGATCAGGCATCTGGTGCTATGGGGCGGGGGGATGCAGTTGGGATTCACCATCGCCATTGTGGCCTTGCTTGCCTCAGTGTCCGGAATCCCGCTGCCCCAGGCAACTTTCTTCGGCTTTCTCGTGGCGCTCTCCAGTACCGCCATTCTCATGAAACTCCTCATGGATAAGGGTGAGATGGACGCCCCCCACGGCAAGATGTCTCTGGGAATTCTGATTTTCCAGGATCTCTGCGTGGTGCCGCTCATGCTTTTCACCCCCTTCCTCGGGGGGGCCGGCAATGGTTTCCAGGGGATACTGCTGGTGTCGGTCAAGGCCGTCGCAGTGGTTGTGATCGCCCACTTCGGCTCCCGCTTCGTGGTGCCGTGGATATTTTCCCAGGTGGTTAAGGCCCGCAGCCGCGAGCTTTTCATTCTCACCATCATCTTCATCGGTTTCGGCACTGCCTGGCTCACGGCCCAGGTGGGGCTCTCCCTGGCGCTGGGAGCGTTTATCGCCGGGCTTGCCATCTCCGAATCGGAGTACAGTCACCAGGCCCTGGGCGATATAATCCCCTTTCGCGATGCCTTCATGAGTCTGTTTTTCATCTCTGTCGGGATGCTCCTCGATCCGGCCGTGGTCCTGTCGCAGCCGTTGCTGGTCGTATCCCTTGTTCTGATTATCCTCATTGTGAAGACCGTCGTCACGGGGGGGGCCGCAATGGCCCTCGGCGTGCCTGCCCGGGTTGCCATTGTTGCGGGGCTTGCCCTGGCGCAGATCGGGGAATTTTCCTTCATCCTCTCCCAGGCCGGTATGGAGCATGGGCTCCTCACCCAGGAGATGTATCAGGTTTTCCTGGCTGCATCCATCGCCACCATGGCTTTGACGCCGCTTTTCCTCAAACTGGGATCTCCTCTGGCCACCTGGCTGGTGGGAGTTCTTCCTGCCCCACTCGCCCGTGGCCGGGGGGCCCTGGCAGGGAAAGAGAAAAAACTCTCCCTCAAGGACCATGTGGTCATCGTCGGTTTCGGCGTCAACGGCAGGAATCTCTCGCGGGTTCTGAAAGCTCAGAAAATCCCCTACGTGATCATTGAGACGAATCCCTTTACCGTTTCCGCCGAGAAAAAGAAGGGTGTTCGCATCATGTTCGGCGATGCTTCCCGGCCCGAAGTCCTGACCCATGCTGCCGTGGAGGAGGCCCGCATCGTCGTCATAGCCATCTCGGACGCTGCCGCCAGCCGCCGTGTGGTGGCCCAGGCGCGCCAGATGAACCCGTCATTGCATATAATCGTCCGTACCCGATATATCCTTGAAATGGAACCCCTGTACAAGATAGGGGCCAACGAGGTGATACCCGAGGAGTTCGAAACTTCCATCGAGATTTTCTCCCGGGTGCTGCGCAATTTCTTGATACCGGTGGACCAGATCGACCATTGCGTTACCGAGATACGGCGAGGCTCCTACGACATGTTCCGCAGCCTGAGCCGTCGCCACAGTCACGCCGTAGGCATTGCCGGTTACCTCTCCGGCGCCGAAATCGGCAGCTTCCGGGTGAAGAAAGGCTCGCCACTCGAAGGGGAGAGCCTCAGCCACGGAACTCTGAGAAACCGCTCCGGTGCGACCCTACTGGTTATCAAACGGGGCGACGAGGTTACTCCCAACCCGGACCCAGTATGGGTCCTTCAGGAGGGGGATATCGTGCTGCTGCTCGGCACGCCGGAGCAGATGGCCGCCGCTGGCAGGCTCTTCGATGCGCCGAAGGCGCGAGGGGGGACGCAGGCGGCTGTGGCCACAGACAGACCCGACACTACAGACAGGAGGAAACAATGA
- a CDS encoding YajD family HNH nuclease yields MGQTFRPRRPGSPPAKTQAELDEMVRRMRGEQSSPANYREQSLKIHGWICAKCGREFDLSNLHLLTVHHRDGNHHNNPPDGSNWENLCVWCHDDEHSRGVLGEYLKGGDGKR; encoded by the coding sequence ATGGGACAGACATTCAGGCCGCGACGGCCGGGGAGTCCGCCGGCAAAGACCCAGGCGGAACTTGACGAGATGGTGCGGCGCATGCGGGGAGAGCAGTCCTCGCCCGCCAATTACCGGGAGCAGTCCCTGAAGATCCATGGCTGGATTTGTGCCAAGTGCGGCCGGGAGTTCGATCTGTCCAATCTGCACCTTCTCACGGTGCACCACCGGGACGGGAATCACCACAACAATCCCCCCGACGGGAGCAACTGGGAGAACCTCTGCGTCTGGTGCCACGATGACGAACACAGTCGCGGCGTGCTGGGGGAGTACCTGAAAGGCGGTGATGGGAAGAGGTGA
- the rpsA gene encoding 30S ribosomal protein S1, whose translation MDMDEKDVIESTEEESFAELFEKSNSESTRLRPGSKVEGKVLKIGADWVFLDIGKKGEGVMERKELLDSEGNLTVAEGDTITAWFVGNIRSEMRFTTKMTGGAAANAQLEEAYRSGIPVEGYVVKEIKGGFEVKVGGSRAFCPFSQISLRRAENPAEFVGKNLLFRVAEYGERGRNIVLSHRQILEEEQRAKREALKETLKEGMTVSGTVTRLADFGAFVDLNGVDGLIPISEVGWTRVKHVRDVLSVGDQVSVVIKKIDWESGKISLSLKDTLADPWSTVAEQFPEGSYHTGTVARLAAFGAFVTLASGIDGLLHISKLGKGKRINHPSDVLKEGDTVEVKIDGVDRESRRLSLALAEVSRAAEEEAKSVASFRQQTTSDSKESMGSFGDLLKAKMEEKG comes from the coding sequence ATGGACATGGACGAGAAAGACGTAATCGAGTCGACTGAAGAAGAGAGCTTTGCGGAGCTTTTCGAAAAGAGCAATAGCGAGAGCACCCGTTTGCGCCCCGGTTCGAAAGTGGAGGGGAAAGTCCTCAAAATCGGTGCAGACTGGGTATTCCTTGACATCGGCAAGAAGGGCGAAGGGGTGATGGAGCGCAAGGAACTTCTTGATTCCGAGGGGAACCTGACCGTCGCCGAAGGCGATACCATCACCGCCTGGTTTGTCGGAAACATTCGCAGCGAGATGCGTTTCACCACCAAGATGACCGGTGGGGCCGCAGCCAACGCACAGCTTGAAGAAGCTTACCGCTCGGGCATCCCCGTCGAAGGTTACGTGGTAAAGGAAATCAAGGGTGGTTTCGAAGTCAAGGTGGGTGGCTCCAGGGCTTTCTGCCCCTTCTCCCAGATTTCGCTTCGCCGGGCCGAGAATCCGGCGGAATTCGTGGGCAAGAATCTTCTCTTCCGGGTTGCCGAGTATGGCGAGCGGGGGCGCAATATCGTTCTTTCCCACCGGCAAATCCTTGAAGAAGAGCAGCGGGCCAAGCGGGAGGCCCTCAAGGAAACTCTCAAGGAAGGAATGACGGTCAGCGGCACGGTGACCCGGTTGGCTGATTTCGGCGCCTTTGTGGACCTGAACGGGGTCGATGGCCTCATCCCCATCTCCGAAGTGGGGTGGACCAGGGTCAAGCACGTTCGCGACGTCCTTTCCGTGGGTGACCAGGTGAGCGTGGTCATCAAGAAAATCGACTGGGAGAGCGGCAAAATTTCCCTGAGCCTCAAGGATACCCTTGCCGACCCCTGGTCGACCGTGGCTGAGCAGTTCCCCGAGGGGTCCTACCATACCGGCACTGTGGCGCGCCTTGCGGCTTTCGGGGCATTCGTGACCCTCGCCTCCGGCATCGACGGGCTGCTGCACATCTCCAAGCTCGGCAAAGGCAAGAGGATCAACCATCCCAGTGATGTGCTGAAAGAGGGTGACACGGTCGAGGTGAAGATTGACGGTGTTGACCGGGAATCCCGCCGGCTGTCGCTGGCCCTGGCCGAAGTGAGCCGGGCTGCCGAAGAAGAGGCGAAAAGCGTTGCCTCTTTCCGCCAGCAGACCACGTCGGATTCGAAGGAGTCCATGGGCTCTTTCGGCGATCTCCTGAAGGCCAAAATGGAAGAGAAGGGGTAG
- a CDS encoding flavodoxin family protein → MKKVLVTYYSLSGNTEKMARMIADGLVTKDLAVDLKKVDEVAIDSLPSYDGFIIGSPNYFGTMAWPVKKFVDESVKCFKKLDGKAAAAFTSEGMIGGGGDTVVLDILKAFLIHGCIVQGLTSAGHYGPVAVGAPDGRIATEVGVLVDKFAALVKRI, encoded by the coding sequence ATGAAAAAAGTTCTCGTAACCTATTACTCCCTCAGCGGCAACACCGAGAAGATGGCGCGGATGATTGCGGACGGGCTCGTCACGAAGGATCTTGCCGTCGATCTGAAGAAAGTGGATGAGGTGGCCATCGATTCGCTCCCCTCCTACGACGGATTTATCATCGGTTCTCCCAATTACTTCGGCACCATGGCCTGGCCGGTTAAAAAATTCGTGGACGAGAGCGTCAAATGCTTCAAGAAGCTTGACGGCAAGGCGGCTGCCGCTTTCACCTCCGAGGGGATGATCGGCGGAGGAGGGGATACGGTGGTGCTTGATATCCTCAAGGCGTTCCTCATCCATGGTTGCATTGTCCAGGGTCTTACCTCCGCCGGACATTACGGCCCCGTGGCCGTCGGTGCTCCCGATGGGCGGATTGCAACCGAGGTGGGCGTGCTGGTGGATAAATTCGCGGCGTTGGTGAAGCGTATCTGA
- the ald gene encoding alanine dehydrogenase, with protein MIVGVPREIKTHEYRVGMTPAGVAELAREGLKVLVETGAGEGSGFADEEYRQAGASVCGREEVFGQAELLVKVKEPLPSEYGLLRQGQTLFTYLHLAPNRPLVELLLRKGVTGIGYETLRKGEELPLLTPMSEVAGRMAPLMGAYYLQRFLGGAGVLPTGVPGVPPARALILGAGVVGFGAARVCSGLGMETIVMNRGSGRLQRLDEILAGRVRTVVLNRDALAEELAKADLVIGAVLVPGGRTPLLIDRPALATMKRGAVIVDVSIDQGGCAETSRPTTHDDPVYLVDGVIHYTVANMPGAYPRTSTLALTNATHPYVKALAVQGVEDALRADSSLAGAVNTRRGGIAHPALAEALGEPLAETLAT; from the coding sequence ATGATTGTTGGAGTGCCGCGGGAGATAAAGACTCACGAGTACCGGGTCGGCATGACTCCGGCCGGGGTGGCGGAGCTGGCGCGGGAGGGGCTCAAGGTTCTCGTGGAAACCGGGGCCGGCGAGGGGAGCGGATTTGCCGACGAGGAGTACCGGCAAGCAGGTGCTTCGGTCTGCGGCAGGGAGGAGGTTTTCGGTCAGGCGGAACTCCTGGTGAAGGTGAAAGAACCGCTCCCGTCCGAGTACGGCCTGCTGCGCCAGGGGCAAACCCTGTTCACCTACCTGCACCTCGCCCCCAATCGGCCTCTTGTTGAACTGCTCCTGAGAAAAGGGGTTACGGGAATCGGATACGAGACCCTTAGAAAAGGGGAGGAATTGCCGCTACTCACCCCCATGAGCGAAGTGGCCGGCCGGATGGCGCCGCTGATGGGTGCCTATTATCTGCAGCGGTTTCTCGGGGGGGCCGGGGTCCTCCCGACTGGGGTGCCTGGCGTGCCGCCCGCCCGCGCTCTCATCCTCGGCGCCGGCGTGGTTGGCTTCGGCGCGGCGCGGGTCTGTTCCGGGTTGGGCATGGAGACGATCGTCATGAACCGCGGGAGTGGCCGCCTCCAGCGTCTCGATGAGATTCTGGCGGGCAGGGTGCGGACAGTGGTCCTGAACCGGGACGCCTTGGCGGAGGAGCTTGCGAAGGCCGATCTGGTCATTGGCGCGGTGCTGGTGCCCGGTGGCCGGACGCCGCTTCTTATTGACCGGCCGGCCCTGGCGACGATGAAGCGTGGAGCCGTCATCGTCGATGTTTCCATCGACCAGGGGGGGTGCGCCGAGACCAGCCGCCCAACAACCCACGACGATCCGGTTTACTTGGTGGACGGAGTCATCCACTACACGGTGGCCAATATGCCCGGGGCCTACCCCCGCACCTCGACCCTGGCGCTCACCAATGCCACGCATCCTTACGTTAAGGCGCTGGCCGTGCAGGGGGTGGAGGATGCGCTCCGGGCGGATTCCTCGCTGGCGGGAGCCGTCAATACACGGCGCGGCGGCATCGCCCATCCGGCATTGGCGGAGGCCCTGGGGGAGCCCCTGGCGGAAACGCTTGCGACATGA
- a CDS encoding HD domain-containing protein gives MMAGETYNGVAGLENARRFRELMEQWLADGSFDAKLPEVARLRGVPQPEQYHAEGDAWTHSMLAIDAVPDDADPRVFWGVLLHDIGKAETTAYIKGRWRSWGHAEAGASLVPAIMARIGLPQLADDVAWLVKHHTFHFSWNLSPGARLSPKQRRFTEHPLFPLLLEVCDADAAGSRGGSDKGVKIGQLAEMFGDVTKGWADPR, from the coding sequence ATGATGGCAGGAGAAACCTACAACGGGGTGGCGGGGCTGGAAAACGCCCGCCGGTTCCGGGAACTGATGGAGCAGTGGCTTGCAGACGGCAGCTTCGACGCGAAGCTGCCCGAAGTGGCCCGCCTGCGTGGCGTTCCCCAGCCCGAGCAGTACCACGCCGAAGGCGACGCCTGGACCCACTCCATGCTAGCCATCGATGCCGTTCCCGATGACGCCGACCCCCGCGTTTTCTGGGGCGTCCTTCTCCACGACATCGGCAAGGCCGAAACCACCGCCTACATCAAGGGGAGGTGGCGTTCCTGGGGACATGCCGAAGCCGGCGCCAGCCTGGTTCCGGCCATTATGGCACGGATCGGTCTTCCGCAACTTGCCGACGACGTGGCCTGGCTCGTCAAGCATCACACCTTCCACTTCTCGTGGAACCTGTCCCCTGGAGCCCGCCTCTCTCCGAAACAGCGCCGCTTCACAGAGCATCCGCTGTTTCCGCTGCTCCTTGAGGTTTGCGATGCCGACGCTGCCGGTTCCCGCGGCGGAAGCGATAAGGGTGTCAAGATTGGCCAGCTTGCCGAGATGTTCGGTGACGTTACAAAAGGGTGGGCTGATCCCCGTTGA
- a CDS encoding type I restriction-modification enzyme R subunit C-terminal domain-containing protein — protein MPGRKTASPANSEWLTRRTLVDPQLSAAGWRVVPFDSAKPLSELDCSAIVEYPTDNGPSDYALCVAGRILGIVEAKKLSLGPQNVLTQAERYSRGISSNPLRFGSYHVPFLYSTNGEAIWHHDIRHEFNRSRPVAAFHSPAALQEKLQSDFGAACRALLALPNDHTRLRDYQIECNGEIEKAIDQRKRHMLVAMATGTGKTFTMVNEVYRLMKSGVARRILFLVDRRALAAQAVRSFASFEPEPGLKFDKIYEVYSQRFQAEDFDENEKFDPKVLPNSYLTDSRPGTTFLYVSTIQRMTVNLFGKTAAFGDEEGVGEDDAIQLPIPIHAFDVIIADECHRGYTASELAIWRATLDHFDAVKIGLTATPAAHTTTYFRDVVFRYEYERAVREGHLVDYDLVAVRSEVRMNGTFLKEGELIGRVDTETGSEQMDYLEDERNYDAAAVERDVTVPDSNRKILQEIKKYAEEHEQRYGRFPKTLIFAANDLPHTSHADQLVEMVCDVFGQGDSFARKITGRVDRPLQRIREFRNRPQPSVAVTVDLLSTGVDIPDLEFIVFLRPVKSRILFEQMLGRGTRKGERWKDKSHFTVFDCFDGTLLAYFRNATAITAEKPAFRSRTIAEIVEDIWQNRDREYNVRCLIKRLQRIAKEMSGTAREQFSAFIPDGDMERYAEGLPESLRKDFTGAMNLLRNKEFQGLLVNYHRPERTFLRGYEAADQVSSVWMVRDVDGNDYKPEDYLTAFSRYITEHENDIEAVSILLKRPAGWSMEALTELRHKLVAAPMRFSEEKLQKAHELTYHKAMVDIISMVKHAAREDEELYTAQERVQRAMMRISGNQAFTPEQMEWLDRIRIHLVQNLSISRDDFDDIPVFSHVGGWGRANKAFAGQLPELLKKINEAIAA, from the coding sequence ATGCCGGGCAGAAAAACAGCTTCACCCGCCAACTCTGAATGGCTGACCCGCCGCACTTTGGTCGATCCCCAACTGTCTGCGGCCGGTTGGAGGGTTGTCCCCTTCGATTCTGCTAAACCCCTGTCGGAGCTTGACTGTTCCGCCATCGTCGAATATCCCACCGACAATGGTCCCTCCGACTACGCCCTTTGCGTTGCCGGCAGAATACTCGGCATTGTTGAGGCCAAAAAACTCTCCCTTGGCCCACAGAACGTCCTGACCCAGGCGGAGCGGTACTCCCGGGGTATATCGTCAAACCCTCTGCGTTTCGGCTCATACCACGTCCCTTTCCTCTACTCCACCAACGGCGAAGCCATCTGGCACCACGATATCCGTCACGAGTTCAACCGCTCGCGCCCAGTCGCCGCCTTTCACTCTCCGGCTGCATTGCAGGAAAAACTCCAGAGTGACTTCGGGGCCGCATGCAGAGCGCTCCTGGCCCTCCCCAACGACCACACGAGATTGCGTGACTACCAGATCGAGTGCAACGGAGAAATAGAGAAGGCCATCGACCAGCGGAAACGCCATATGCTGGTGGCAATGGCGACCGGCACCGGCAAGACCTTCACCATGGTCAACGAGGTCTATCGCCTCATGAAGTCAGGCGTTGCCCGGCGCATCCTCTTTCTGGTGGATCGCCGTGCCCTGGCGGCCCAGGCGGTGCGCTCATTCGCCTCCTTCGAGCCGGAGCCGGGGCTCAAGTTCGACAAAATCTACGAGGTCTACAGCCAGCGCTTTCAGGCTGAGGATTTTGATGAAAACGAGAAGTTCGATCCCAAGGTGCTCCCCAACAGCTACCTGACCGACTCCAGGCCCGGCACCACCTTCCTCTATGTCAGCACCATCCAGCGGATGACCGTCAACCTCTTCGGCAAGACAGCGGCCTTTGGAGACGAGGAAGGCGTGGGCGAGGATGACGCCATCCAGCTTCCCATTCCCATTCATGCCTTCGATGTCATCATCGCCGACGAGTGCCACCGGGGCTACACTGCCAGCGAATTGGCAATCTGGCGGGCAACGCTGGACCATTTCGATGCCGTCAAGATCGGGCTGACCGCCACTCCGGCAGCACACACCACCACTTACTTTCGCGATGTGGTTTTCCGGTATGAATACGAGCGGGCGGTGCGCGAGGGGCACCTGGTGGACTACGATCTGGTTGCCGTCAGGTCCGAAGTGCGGATGAACGGCACGTTCCTGAAAGAGGGGGAACTGATCGGGCGGGTTGATACCGAAACCGGCTCGGAACAGATGGACTACCTAGAGGACGAACGGAACTACGATGCCGCCGCCGTGGAGCGTGACGTTACCGTTCCCGACTCCAACCGGAAGATCCTCCAGGAGATCAAAAAGTACGCCGAGGAGCACGAACAGCGCTACGGCCGTTTTCCCAAGACCCTGATCTTCGCCGCCAATGACCTTCCCCACACCTCCCATGCTGATCAGCTTGTGGAGATGGTCTGCGACGTCTTCGGCCAGGGCGATTCCTTTGCCCGGAAGATCACCGGTCGGGTCGACCGCCCCCTGCAGCGGATTCGCGAGTTCCGCAACCGACCCCAGCCGTCCGTTGCCGTGACTGTCGACCTTCTCTCCACCGGCGTTGACATCCCCGACCTGGAGTTCATCGTCTTTCTCCGTCCGGTCAAGTCCCGCATTCTCTTCGAGCAGATGTTGGGGCGCGGCACTCGTAAAGGTGAACGGTGGAAGGACAAGTCACACTTCACGGTCTTTGACTGCTTTGACGGGACGCTTCTGGCCTATTTCCGCAACGCCACCGCCATCACCGCCGAGAAACCCGCTTTCAGAAGCCGGACCATCGCCGAGATCGTCGAGGATATCTGGCAGAACCGGGATCGGGAGTACAACGTCCGCTGCCTGATCAAGCGGCTCCAGCGCATCGCCAAGGAGATGTCAGGCACGGCCCGTGAACAGTTCAGCGCCTTCATCCCCGACGGGGACATGGAGCGGTACGCCGAGGGGCTTCCCGAGTCCCTCCGCAAGGACTTCACCGGTGCAATGAACCTGCTACGAAACAAGGAGTTCCAAGGTCTGCTGGTCAACTACCACCGGCCGGAGCGGACGTTCCTCAGGGGGTACGAAGCCGCGGACCAGGTATCCAGCGTCTGGATGGTACGGGATGTGGACGGCAACGACTATAAGCCCGAGGATTACCTGACTGCCTTCAGTCGCTACATTACCGAGCACGAGAACGACATCGAAGCGGTAAGTATTCTTCTCAAGCGGCCGGCTGGTTGGAGCATGGAGGCCCTCACCGAACTGCGCCACAAGCTTGTGGCTGCACCCATGCGGTTCAGCGAGGAAAAGCTGCAGAAGGCCCATGAGTTGACCTATCACAAGGCGATGGTGGATATCATCTCCATGGTCAAGCATGCAGCCAGGGAGGATGAAGAGCTGTACACCGCCCAGGAGCGGGTGCAGCGGGCCATGATGCGGATCAGCGGCAACCAGGCGTTTACGCCGGAGCAGATGGAATGGCTGGACCGTATCCGCATCCATCTGGTACAAAATCTTTCCATCAGCCGGGATGATTTCGACGACATCCCGGTCTTTTCCCATGTGGGGGGCTGGGGGCGGGCCAACAAGGCCTTCGCCGGCCAGCTTCCTGAACTTCTCAAGAAAATAAATGAGGCAATTGCGGCATGA
- a CDS encoding mannose-1-phosphate guanylyltransferase, translating to MYVVILAGGSGTRFWPLSRKLHPKQLMSVFGGKSMLQRTVERVLPLSPKRILVITNRLQAEETRRQLEYLRGVRIEVIEEPVGRNTAPAICLAATLIARHDPEAVLAVLPADHFIRDEEEFCVTLQRGRDSAQNGYLVTLGIAPDRPETGYGYIEAETELRGSGPYPVKRFVEKPDKERALEFLAAGNFYWNSGMFLWRTDVILDSIAVHMPEMARAFSSIAFSPEIWESADLAPQIEAVYAMVAGESIDYGVMEKADNVEMIPANFGWSDVGSWNALPEVLEPDNDGNVIIGSPETIVADTTGCVVSGSKVMALLGVRDLVVVDTPDALLVCAREKSQDVKKAVEELERRGLKRFL from the coding sequence ATGTACGTCGTCATCCTTGCCGGTGGCTCCGGCACCCGCTTCTGGCCCCTTTCCCGCAAGCTGCACCCCAAGCAGCTTATGTCGGTTTTCGGGGGCAAGTCTATGCTCCAGCGAACCGTGGAGCGTGTCCTGCCCCTGAGCCCTAAACGCATCCTCGTGATAACCAACCGCCTCCAGGCGGAGGAAACCCGGCGCCAGCTGGAGTACCTGCGCGGCGTCCGGATTGAGGTTATCGAGGAGCCGGTGGGGCGCAATACTGCCCCGGCCATCTGCCTGGCCGCCACGCTCATTGCCCGGCACGACCCGGAAGCGGTGCTGGCGGTCCTGCCCGCCGATCATTTTATCCGCGATGAAGAGGAGTTCTGCGTTACCCTCCAAAGAGGGCGGGATTCGGCCCAGAACGGTTATCTCGTCACCCTCGGCATTGCCCCGGACCGCCCCGAGACCGGTTATGGCTACATCGAGGCCGAAACCGAACTGCGCGGCAGTGGACCCTATCCCGTAAAGCGTTTCGTGGAGAAGCCCGATAAAGAGCGGGCACTGGAGTTTCTGGCCGCGGGCAATTTCTACTGGAACAGCGGCATGTTCCTCTGGCGGACCGATGTGATTCTCGACAGTATAGCTGTGCACATGCCTGAAATGGCCAGAGCCTTTTCAAGCATCGCCTTTTCACCGGAAATATGGGAGTCCGCCGATCTGGCGCCGCAGATCGAAGCCGTTTACGCCATGGTTGCCGGCGAGTCCATCGACTACGGTGTCATGGAGAAGGCCGATAACGTTGAGATGATTCCGGCAAATTTCGGCTGGAGCGACGTGGGGAGCTGGAACGCGCTTCCCGAGGTGCTCGAGCCCGACAATGACGGCAACGTGATTATCGGCTCCCCGGAAACGATAGTTGCCGACACGACCGGTTGCGTCGTCAGCGGCTCGAAGGTCATGGCGCTGCTCGGGGTGAGGGACCTCGTCGTGGTCGATACGCCCGACGCGCTCCTGGTTTGCGCCAGGGAGAAGTCGCAGGATGTGAAGAAGGCCGTGGAGGAGCTTGAGCGCCGAGGCCTGAAGCGGTTCCTGTAA